Within Desulfurobacterium thermolithotrophum DSM 11699, the genomic segment AGAAACAGGAGTAATAAGTGTTAAACCTGAAGCTTTAACGTTTGCAAATTCGCCAGAGATATCCTTCACTATAAGGTTAATGAAGTCTGAGGAAAGATGAGCAATAAAGAGAGAGCCAATAATAGTAAAGAGCACATATGCACCTGTTGTAATCATGTATAAGAACGGTAATTTTTCAGGCTTGAAGCTTACAAATTCCCCTCTTTTTCTACTAATAACTCCGATAACTTTAAAGTAAAGAAGAGCAAGAATAACTCCACCTATGGTGATAAAGATTATTGAAGCTATATAAGCTCCATGAGAAAGAAACTTTGAAGCTTCTTCTAAAGTAATCCACTTAGCAATGAAGATACCATAAGGCACAAGGGTCATACTCATAAATCCAAGTGCAATGAAGAAAACAGTAATAGGTGCTTTTTCTATGAGTCTTCTCATCTGTTCTATGTATTTAACATGGAATACTTTTTCCATGATTCCAGCTTCGAGGAATAAAAGAGCTTTAGCAACCGCATGGAAAAGTATTAAAAGAAGAGAAGCAAGAACTGCTATCGAACTTCCCATGCTTGCAGTTAACATCATCAGACCAAGTAAAGAAATCGTTGAATAGGCAAGAATTCTCTTAAAGTTATCCTGAGTAAGAGCTAAAAGACCGGCGGCTACAAAAACAAAACCTGTTGTTGTAATAAGAAGTTTTGCAAGTAGTGTTCCCTTTATCACAGGAGATATTCTAAGAATTAAGTAAGGAGCAATCTTTACCATTGTCGCAGAGTGAAGAATTGCACTAACCGGAGTAGGTGCAACCATCGCTCCTAAGAGCCACTTATGGAAAGGCATTTGAGCTCCTTTAACAAGAGCAGAAATGGAAAGAAAACCTAAAGGTATCATTGAAATAGCGGCTGCATTTATTTTCAAGATATCTGTGAAGTTGTAAACGCTATAGTACTTGACAGCAAACAAAATACCTATGAGTATAGCTATACCACCTACTTGGTTCATCCAGAGAGCTCTAATAGCATTCTTAATCGAAATTTCGTCCCATCTAAATCTTATAAGAATGTAAGAAGCAAGTGTTGTTGTTTCGAATAAAGCAAAAAACCACTCTAGATTATTAACCGAAACAGCAAAGTTCATTACTCCCAAGAACCATAAAAGAATGGCTACAAAGCGATTTTCTCTTTCAACATTTTCTTGTTCCATATACTTTGTTGCATAAATACAGATAATTGAACCAACTGTAGCTACTATTAAATACATAAAAGCAGTTAATCTATCTACGTAAATAGAAGGAGTTATTGAGTGAGGCAGGATAAGAAGAACCCATGTTAGGAGGAAAATTTGGGCAATTGCTAAAACCGAAACTAAGAAGCTTCTAAACTTAAATCCTTGGTAAAGAAAGTAACCTAATAGGAAATAGTCAAAAACTGTTATACCAAGTTCTACCCAGTGTGGAGTTTCTATAAAGTATGGAAGATCGCTACTCCACACCATATAAGCAAGATACGTTAAGATCGGTAATGACAGGAAAGTTAAAACTTGTCTAAGTCTGTGATTTGGAGATAAAAATACTGCTAATGCCAAAATCCACGGCAAGATGATAAGAAGAGTAACCGCTTGCTCCATCTTTCACCCCCTGGAGTTCTAAGAAACAAGAAAATGAATCGGATTTATCATTTTCGAATAATGCTTATAAGTTTGTTATCTTCTCCACCAAACTGGTGGACTGCACAAGCAATTCATGGGTCATAAGCACGAATGAGCATTTCCGCTCTTTTCCTTAACTCTATATCATCCACATCAGGAGAAAACTCTATAAGATCTGCTAAATCCTTTTCTATTATTGCCTGTAACTGAGCAGTTGGAGTGATTATATTTGCTGAAATACATCTTCCTGAATCATCAAATGTATACCTATGATAAAGAGTTCCTCTTGGTGCTTCTTTAACCCCATAACCTGTTCCAGCTTTTGGCTTTATTTCCACTTCCCTTTTAAACGGAGTAGAAGCAATAAGTTCCTCTGTAATTTCAATTCCTTCAAAAGCAAGTTCAAGCATTTCAATTGCTCTTGCAACATTTGCATGAAGAGAGTTATAAGAAGGAAAGGATGTTTTTAAAGTTGAAATTACTTCTTTTGTTTCTGGTCTTAAGTTATTAATATGATGGTTTATTCTTGCGAGAGGACCTATAAGGAAAGGTTTTCCTTTAATAGTTGAATATTTTGCTGTACTATAGGTAGAAGTTTTCTCTTCTATAAAGAGTTCATATTCTTTCTTTGTAAAGAGAGTTCCATCAGAAAGTCCAAGACTATCTCCTAAAAGAGCAAATTTATCACCGTTTATGCAAAGAGATATAGGATGTTCCTTATTAAATTTTGGATAGTCAAAAGAATCAAATAGGGAAATGGTTGCTTTTATTTCTGGAATAGCTTTATAGAGGTCTTCCTGAACTTTTTGAAGCTGCTCTCTTGAAGGGACAGACTTAAAGCCTCCAGGAAGTATATTTTCACCATGGATAGTTTTTCCACCAATCAATTTCATAATTTTATTTCCAATTTCCTTTAGAAGAAAACCTCTTTTTACAACGTTTGGATAGTCTTTTGCCATTGCAATAGTTGAAGGGTACCCCATGTAATCAGGAAGTGCTAAGAAGTAAAGATGTAAAGCATGACTTTCAAGACACTCTCCAACTACTAAAAGTTTTCTTAGAAGTTTTATCTCAGGAGTAATCTCAACCTCAAAAGCATTTTCAATTGCTGATATGGAAGCAAGTCTATGAGAAACATAACAAATTCCGCAGATTCTTGAAACAATTTTTGGAATTTCAGTATAGAGTCGTTCTCTTGTTATATACTCAAAAAATCTTGGTCCTTCTGTAAATCTTAGTTTTATTTCTTTTAATTTTTCATTTTCAAAAACAATATTGACAGCACCATGACCTTCCACTCTTGTAAGATGATTTATATTAACCTCTCTTTTCATTTAGCACTCCTTTTGAGAAGATTTCAGAAAGTCTTTCTTGTGCTTGTTTTCCTCTAAAAACTTTAATAAAGTTAGCAGCATCTTTAGTTGATAGTCCTTCTTCTTTTAAGATAGAAATCATTTCCTCATAATTTGGAAAATCACAGTCTCCTCTACATCCTTGACAACCAACTCCAGCAGATGTACATGGAGCTCCACACCCAGCATAAGAAATAGGTCCTTGACAAGGAATTCCTTTGAGAGTTAAACACTCAGTTTCAGAAAGTTTACACTCGTGACAAACAGGAATTTTAGGAAAGAAAGGCTTTACTCCGTTTAGTAAGAACGCAACTGCATAAACAAACTGCTTCTTATCCAAAGGACATCCAGGAAGTTCATAATCAACTTTTACAATCTCTGAAACAGCCTTTGGTTTTGATACATTTACAGGAAATTCAGTAGTTCCATAGACTTCTTTTAGCATTTCTTCCAAAGTAACTTCATCATTTCTTTGAGCCTGAACTCCTCCATAGCAAGCGCAACTACCAATAGCAACTAAAATTTTTGAAACTTTTCGTCCCTTTTTAACTTTTTCTTCATCAAGATCTGTTGTTACAGAACCTTCGACAAAGAGAATGTCAAATTCTTCGAAAGAATTGTTGTCTTGAGCCAAAGGAAAATAACAAAACTCTACTTTACCGAGTAATTTGTATAAAGCATCTTTACAATTTAAAATCTCACACTGACATCCTGAACAACCTGTTAATCCCATAATTCCTATCTTCACCATTAGATCATCTCCGGAAGATTTTTTGTGTCCCAGAGCGGAAAGATTGGACCATCAACACATGCAAACTTATAGCCTATCTGACAATGGCCACACTTTCCTATTCCACACTCCATTTTTCTTTCCAAAGAAACAAAAACTTGACTTTCAGGATAACCATTTTTTATAAGCTCCTTACCTATAAACTTGTATGCAACAGGCGGTCCGCATACGGCAACGTAAGTTTCCTTTGGATCAAGGCTAACTTCAGGAATTAGAGCTGTAAGAAGACCTTCTCTATCTGCCCACTTTCTATCTTCTTCGTTTTCAAATTTATCAAGAATATAAAGACACTTAATATCTTTTCTCTCTTTTAATCTTCTTAATTCATCCTTATAGAGAACGCTTTCATAATTTCTTGTCCCATAGAGAATATACACATCTTTGTAAAGATGTCTCTTATCAAGGATATACCAGATGAGAGAACGAAGTGGTGCAATACCAAGCCCTCCAGCAATTATTAAAACATTATGTCCTTCCATTATCTCTACAGGAAAACCATTACCGTAAGGGCCTCTTATTGCAACTAAGTCTCCTGGCTGCATCTTGTGAAGTACTTCTGTTTTTCTTCCAACTTTTCTAACAGTTAATTCTACTGTTCCCCTTCTTGTCGGAGACGAACAAATGGAAATTGGAATTTCTCCACCTTTTGGAACAGTTAACATTACAAATTGACCAGGAATATGATTCCATTCTTCATTAACTTTTTCATCAAGAAAAACAAATGAAAATTTCTTGTGGTCTGGAGCTAAATCTTCTACATCCGTTATTAGAGCTTTTTCGGGCTTAAATGGATTAACTGGCAGAGGTTTCGTTAATAACTTCTCCAGACTTTTCTTCATTCTCAACTCCTCTTAGTTTTTTAATCGTCTCCACTATGCTTATCTTGGCAGGACACTCAGCAGAACATCTTCCACAACCTACACATCCTAACTTTTCTATTTGATAAGGATAGCCAACAAACTTATGGTAATAACGATGTTTAAATCTATCTGAACGTTTTGGTTTAAAGTAGTGTCCACCGGCAACAAGAGAATAGTAAGGATATTGACAGGATGTTGTAAATTCTATCCTTGATACTTTTTTTCCGTCAAGATCAGGAACATCAACTGCTGTATAGCAAAAGCACGTTGGACAAACATTTGTACATGTTCCACATCCAAGACACCTTTTTGCTTCCTCTTCCCATACTTCCGAGTCATACTCAAGTTCTATTACTTGTGATATTCTTCCAAGATCTGGAAGTTTTTCTAAGTCAAAAGATAGTTTCTTCTGAGATGTACTTTGCTTATAAAGAGTAAGATTTTCTTTTGTTATTTCTCTAAAAAGTTCTTTTAAGGAAAGAACAATTTCATCACCTTTAGGACTTCCAATAGTTACGAAATAATCATTTCCTATATCTGTAAGAAAAAGATCCCAATTTGTACCATCTGGGAAAGCTGTTCCTGTGGAAAGACAGAAGCAAAACTCATCTGGTCTGCAGGATAAACCTATTAAAATTGTCCTCTTTCTTACCTCTAGATATCGTGGATCAGGATTTTCCTCTAAATAAATTGAATCAAGAATAGAAATTCCATGAAGATCGCAAGAATGAATTCCAAAAATTACTTGATCTACAGGTGTAAATCTACTTTCAAAGTCAAGAGTATCTACGTTATAAGAAAATCTTTTTCTCCTATAAGGTACTAAAAATTTTTTTGGAGGTAAAATTGTTCTTGTATAGTTAAATTCAACTTCAGATGTATCTTCTATAATATCAAAGTAAAATTTTTCTTCCTTTTTTTTAGGAGCAATTAAAACACCAAATTTTTTTAAACCTTCAAGGAATTGTTGAGCATTTTCTTTTGGAAGTATCTTAGCTTTATCTATGTGGAAATCCATTTTTAAACACCTCCATTACATTACCATGAACATCCTAACTAATTTATATAAAAAATTTGCGATTAAGTCAACAGTTTAGATATCATATCTATAATGAATAAAAAATTAAATACTATCCTTTTCTAAAAAGTTCTATCTTCTCTTTTAATTTAGTTTCAACACATTTAGTAACAAACTGTGAAACATCTCCTCCATAAAAAGCTATTTCTCTAACAGCTGATGAAGAAAGATAAGCATATTCATCTGATGGCATAAGAAAAACAGTTTCTATTTCTGGGTAAAGTTTTCTGTTAATAGACGCCATTGTAAATTCATGATCCATGTCAGAAATAATTCTTATTCCTCTAAGTATTGCTACAGCTCCTTCTTTTTTTGCAAATTCAACAAGTAAAGAGTTAAAAGTTTTTACTTTAACTTTTTCATAAAGACCTACTTCTTTAAGACTTTCTTCAAACATTTTTTTCCTTTCTTCTAATGTAAAAAGAGGTTCTTTCTTAGGATTTTCAGCAATACCAATTATTAACTCCTGGAAAAGCTCTATACCTCTTCTTACTATATCAATATGACCAAGGGTAACCGGATCAAAAGTCCCAGGATAAATAGCTTTTTTTATCATAGGAACTCCCTTCTTTCTTTGATTTTAGATTTCAGAATTATAATGAAATCCTTAAATTAATCAAGGAACAAAAATTTTTACCTTAATATTTAAGAAATTAAAGTCGTTCTAGTATAAAAGTTTTGTTAAAATTAAAATCCTTTTTTTTGAAATCTAAATTCATTAATCAAAGATTAGGAGGTTTTATGAGTAATTTGTTTTCCGATAAATTCTTTAAAGATTACAAAGAAGAATTTATCAACCACTTTGTAGAACAAAGTAAGGAAAGGAACGATTGCATTCTCTCGGAGGGAACAATTAGAACGCTTGCGACAAACATCTATGATGCTCTTTTTTTCTCAGCTTCTATTGAAAAATTTAAAAAATTAGTAAGAAATGCATTAGATAGTCATGTTGATTTTATAGTTTGTCTTACAAAATCTTCAATGCTTCTTATAAAGGATTATATTGATTACATACTTAAAAATTCACTATCTTTCGAAAATTTAAAAGAGTTAGTTGAATACACCGAAAAATTCTTAGTCGAAGCAGAAGAAGTTTATTCTGTTCATATAGAAAAATTAAGAAAGGAAGTCAATAACCTTAAGAGAGAGTGTTTGAAAAATCATCCAGACAAAGAACAAAACTCCCATGTTAAAGAGGATAAACTTAGCTAAAACAAACAGTTGAGCTATATGAAAGCTCTTTGTTTTCTCGTAACTTCCAACATCCTGCTTAACTTCTCCAAAAATACTCTCTATCAGTCCTCTAAACCTGTAAATTTCATCAGATTCTAAAAGCTCTTTGCATTTAAGCCTAATCTCAGATTTAATTCCCTTCCTTAATGTTTCTCTCACCTTTATGTAAGGCTTTAAGCCTACTAACAGAACAAGCTCAATAAACTTAATGCTGTCATAAGCTTTGTCTCCTAAAAATGGCTTTCCTTTCAAAGCTCTCCATATAAATCCCCTTTCGTTTAACCACCTAACTATTTTCTCTCCAAGTTTCACTTCCGAAGCGTAACTCTCTCCAGGTAATGCAGTAAGAATGAACCTTTTTCCATCTTTTAGATGAACGCTTAATACAACAACTTTAACGTGGCTTTTTACCTCCTTTATCTCTTTGCCTCTTAGAATTTTCAATGGATAAATCTCATTGTATTTGAAGCCAGTTCCATCTATTATCAGAAATCTTAGTTCTTTATGATACTTCCCTAAGAGTCTTCGAGAGACAAAGTTCAGAAAATCTACAAGGAGAATGGAAGGTAGTTGCTTGAGTCGGTAATAATAGGTTGAAAAATCAGGAATATTCTCTCTTCCAAATATCTGAACTGCCAAATATTCAAGGTCTCTGAATGATAGGTTCCAGGCTACTTGGAGGAAAAGAAGGGTAAGAATTATCTCGTCAGGGTATTTCTTGGGTCTTCCTCTTTTGGTTTTAAAAGGATATAAATATACCAGTACAGCCTGTCCTCTCCGGTTCATGTATGTTTTTGATAGGTTGAGTACTTTGTGGAAATTTAGTCTTTTCGCTTTCATACCGGAGAGGATAGGCTTTTTTCTTAATTTTGGCAATTTTCAAACACCCTCATAACCTTAAGAAAGAAAAGGATAAAGAAGTTGGAGAAGCATTCACAAGAATATTTAATCTACTAAAAGATAAAGAAGTCCCTATTATGCTTATAACGTTCTACAAGGAAGTTCCTGTTTCATGTAAAGCACTCATAGACAATGTATTAGAATCAAGGATTTTTGTTTCATTTGAAACTTGTTCTTACATGAAAACCTTTTATGACTCTTCATTTATATACCTAAAAATAACAAATGCTCCAAAACCTATAAAAGCAAAGAAAGTTGACATCTTTCCTGAAAAGAAAACAATTATCTTAGAAGACTTTTCTTTTGAGGAAATTCCTCAAGAAAGAAGAAAGTTTGTTAGGGTAGAACCTGAAGAAAAATTTGTTGTAACTGTTGTTAAGGATAACTATTCTATTAAAGGAATCGTTGCTGATGTCTCAATTGGAGGTATAGGTGTTTTCTTTAAAACTAAACCAGAGCTTTCTCTTGGCGATAAGGTTGAAGTTAATTTTATTTTGAAAGGAACTCCTTTAAGTATAGAAGGAGAAGTAAGATACGTTATAAAACAAGGAGAGGTCTACAGAGCAGGTATTGAGTTTAAACTTCAACCAAAACAGGAAGAAATAATTGCTGAGTATGTAATGCAGAGACAATTTGAAATACTTAAAGAGCTTAAGATGATGTAAATTTTTCTCTTATTACCTCTATTGGTTCTGGTTTTCCTAAGTAGTAACCCTGAGAGTAATTAAGTCCTAAGTTTTTAACCATTTCGTATATTTTTTGATCTGAAACAAATTCAGCAATAGTCTTTATCTTTTGCGGGCGGGAAGACCCCTCCCGTGAGGGAGGGGATGAGAGCCCGCAGGTGCCTCAGCACCTGTTGAAGTTCAGATAGAAGGTGGACACCCTAAAATAACCTTTGAATCCCAGAAGGAGGTGTCCACCGATGAAACAATTGAAAAGATTCAAAGGAACATCCCTCCATATATCAAGCACAAATACAGCATTCAAAGAAACCCTGAAAGAAGGAAGAAGAGTAAAAAAGAAACTTGACCTAACAAAAGACAGAAATGTTAAAAGGAGACTCAAATGGATAGAGTATTACCACAAAACAGGCAACGCCAGAAAAACATGCAGATACTTTGGCATCAGTCCAACAACCTTCTACAAGTGGAAAAAAAGATACGACAAGTACGGGATAGAAGGACTCCAAGACAGAAACAAAAGACCTCATAAAGTAAGACAACCCCAAACAGAACCTGAAATAGAACACATCATCGTCACAATAAGGGAAAAATTCCCAACCTGGAGCAAAGAAAAGATAGCAGCCTTCATGGAAAGATACCTAAATGTAAAAATATCATCCTCTACAGTTTACAGGGTTCTCAAAAGACACGGACTAATAGAAAGAACCTGGAAACTAAAAAGTACCTACAAGAGGAAGAAACAGAAAGGGAAAAAGAACCGCACCAGAAAAGGACTAAGAGCAGACAAACCAGGAACAATCCTCATGGACGTTAAATACCTCTACTGGTGCGGTAAAACCTTTTACCAGTTCACGGCAATAGACAAGTTCACCCGAATAGCATTTGCCAAGGTTTATTCTACAAAAAGCAGCAGGAGCGGAAGAAGGTTTTTTGAAGAACTTGAAAAATTTCTTCCCTTCAAGATAGAGAAAGTTCAAACGGATAACGGGAGCGAATTTTTAGGGGAGTTAGACGAATATCTTAAAAGAAAAGGGATAGAACACTACTTTAGTTATCCGAAATCTCCCAAGACTAATGCGCATGTAGAAAGGTTTATTCAAACGACAGAAAGTGAACTATGGATGATAGAAGGAACAGAACCGACTGTTGATGAGATGAATAAAAAACTTTTTGAGTATTTAAAGATTTACAACTTTCTTAGACCCCATCACTCTTTAAATTACAAGACTCCCTGTTGAAGTTCAGATAGAAGGTGGACACCCTACAATAACCTTTGAATACCACAAGGAGGTGTCCACCGATGAAACAATTGAAAAGATTCAAAGGAACATCCCTCCATATATCAAGCACAAATACAGCATTCAAAGAAACCCTGAAAGAAGGAAGAAGAGTAAAAAGAAGCTTGACCTAACAAAAGACAGAAATGTTAAAAGGAGACTCAAATGGATAGAGTATTACCACAAAACAGGCAACGCCAGAAAAACATGCAGATACTTTGGCATCAGTCCAACAACCTTCTACAAGTGGAAAAAAAGATACGACAAGTACGGGATAGAAGGACTCCAAGACAGAAGCAAAAGACCTCATAAAGTAAGACAACCACAAATAGAACCTGAAATAGAACACATCATCGTCACAATAAGGGAAAAATTCCTAACCTGGAGCAAAGAAAAGATAGCAGCCTTCATGGAAAGATACCTAAATGTAAAAATATCATCCTCTACAGTTTACAGAACTCTCAAAAGACACGGACTAATAGAAAGAACCTGGAAACTAAAAGTACCTACAAGAGGAAGAAACAGAAAGGGAAAAGAACCGCACCAGAAAAGGACTAAGAGCAGACAAACCAGGAACAATCCTCATGGACGTTAAATACCTCTACTGGTGCGGTAAAACCTTTTACCAGTTCACGGCAATAGACAAGTTCACCCGAATAGCATTTGCCAAGGTTTATTCTACAAAAAGCAGCAGGAGCGGAAGAAGGTTTTTTGAAGAACTTGAAAAATTTCTTCCCTTCAAGATAGAGAAAGTTCAAACGGATAACGGGAGCGAATTTTTAGGGGAGTTAGACGAATATCTTAAAAGAAAAGGGATAGAACACTACTTTAGTTATCCGAAATCTCCCAAGACTAATGCGCATGTAGAAAGGTTTATTCAAACGACAGAAAGTGAACTATGGATGATAGAAGGAACAGAACCGACTGTTGATGAGATGAATAAAAAACTTTTTGAGTATTTAAAGATTTACAACTTTCTTAGACCCCATCACTCTTTAAATTACAAGACTCCCGCTGAGAAGTTTGAGGACTATATTAGAAGTCATCAAGGTGTCCACCATGTATTGAACTCGAACACTCCCGCTGAGAAGTTTGAGGACTATATTAGAAGTCATCAAGGTGTCCACCATGTATTGAACTCGAACAAAAGTCTCACATTTAGAAGAGATGTTCAAAATTTCAAAGGGGTTAACTGATGTTTTACGGTGTTGACGTTGGTTCCACCTACACCAAGATCGTAGGACTTGATGATAAGGGAGAAATAATTGACTTAAATGTTTTTAACACTACTGTTAATCCAGATGAAACTGTGAGAGAGTACCTGAAAGGTAAAGATGTAGAGTTAATTGTTGCAACCGGGTACGGTAGATACATGCTGAAAGAGACGTTTAACTGTCCAGTGATAAGTGAAATAAAAGCACATGCCAAAGGTGCTTATTACTTCTTCCCTGATGTTAGGACAGTTTTGGACTTGGGTGGTCAAGATAGTAAGGTGATAAAAGTAGCAGA encodes:
- a CDS encoding proton-conducting transporter membrane subunit translates to MEQAVTLLIILPWILALAVFLSPNHRLRQVLTFLSLPILTYLAYMVWSSDLPYFIETPHWVELGITVFDYFLLGYFLYQGFKFRSFLVSVLAIAQIFLLTWVLLILPHSITPSIYVDRLTAFMYLIVATVGSIICIYATKYMEQENVERENRFVAILLWFLGVMNFAVSVNNLEWFFALFETTTLASYILIRFRWDEISIKNAIRALWMNQVGGIAILIGILFAVKYYSVYNFTDILKINAAAISMIPLGFLSISALVKGAQMPFHKWLLGAMVAPTPVSAILHSATMVKIAPYLILRISPVIKGTLLAKLLITTTGFVFVAAGLLALTQDNFKRILAYSTISLLGLMMLTASMGSSIAVLASLLLILFHAVAKALLFLEAGIMEKVFHVKYIEQMRRLIEKAPITVFFIALGFMSMTLVPYGIFIAKWITLEEASKFLSHGAYIASIIFITIGGVILALLYFKVIGVISRKRGEFVSFKPEKLPFLYMITTGAYVLFTIIGSLFIAHLSSDFINLIVKDISGEFANVKASGLTLITPVSQLYGWQIVGAIILLMVVPIFAYFVHFKADKVYEYTCGENIPLNIGTYNFFCVSKIEPFIETTAVALFVLTLVLGGGLV
- a CDS encoding Ni/Fe hydrogenase subunit alpha → MKREVNINHLTRVEGHGAVNIVFENEKLKEIKLRFTEGPRFFEYITRERLYTEIPKIVSRICGICYVSHRLASISAIENAFEVEITPEIKLLRKLLVVGECLESHALHLYFLALPDYMGYPSTIAMAKDYPNVVKRGFLLKEIGNKIMKLIGGKTIHGENILPGGFKSVPSREQLQKVQEDLYKAIPEIKATISLFDSFDYPKFNKEHPISLCINGDKFALLGDSLGLSDGTLFTKKEYELFIEEKTSTYSTAKYSTIKGKPFLIGPLARINHHINNLRPETKEVISTLKTSFPSYNSLHANVARAIEMLELAFEGIEITEELIASTPFKREVEIKPKAGTGYGVKEAPRGTLYHRYTFDDSGRCISANIITPTAQLQAIIEKDLADLIEFSPDVDDIELRKRAEMLIRAYDP
- a CDS encoding NADH ubiquinone oxidoreductase; protein product: MVKIGIMGLTGCSGCQCEILNCKDALYKLLGKVEFCYFPLAQDNNSFEEFDILFVEGSVTTDLDEEKVKKGRKVSKILVAIGSCACYGGVQAQRNDEVTLEEMLKEVYGTTEFPVNVSKPKAVSEIVKVDYELPGCPLDKKQFVYAVAFLLNGVKPFFPKIPVCHECKLSETECLTLKGIPCQGPISYAGCGAPCTSAGVGCQGCRGDCDFPNYEEMISILKEEGLSTKDAANFIKVFRGKQAQERLSEIFSKGVLNEKRG
- a CDS encoding FAD/NAD(P)-binding protein produces the protein MKKSLEKLLTKPLPVNPFKPEKALITDVEDLAPDHKKFSFVFLDEKVNEEWNHIPGQFVMLTVPKGGEIPISICSSPTRRGTVELTVRKVGRKTEVLHKMQPGDLVAIRGPYGNGFPVEIMEGHNVLIIAGGLGIAPLRSLIWYILDKRHLYKDVYILYGTRNYESVLYKDELRRLKERKDIKCLYILDKFENEEDRKWADREGLLTALIPEVSLDPKETYVAVCGPPVAYKFIGKELIKNGYPESQVFVSLERKMECGIGKCGHCQIGYKFACVDGPIFPLWDTKNLPEMI
- a CDS encoding 4Fe-4S dicluster domain-containing protein, producing MDFHIDKAKILPKENAQQFLEGLKKFGVLIAPKKKEEKFYFDIIEDTSEVEFNYTRTILPPKKFLVPYRRKRFSYNVDTLDFESRFTPVDQVIFGIHSCDLHGISILDSIYLEENPDPRYLEVRKRTILIGLSCRPDEFCFCLSTGTAFPDGTNWDLFLTDIGNDYFVTIGSPKGDEIVLSLKELFREITKENLTLYKQSTSQKKLSFDLEKLPDLGRISQVIELEYDSEVWEEEAKRCLGCGTCTNVCPTCFCYTAVDVPDLDGKKVSRIEFTTSCQYPYYSLVAGGHYFKPKRSDRFKHRYYHKFVGYPYQIEKLGCVGCGRCSAECPAKISIVETIKKLRGVENEEKSGEVINETSAS
- the coaD gene encoding pantetheine-phosphate adenylyltransferase, which codes for MIKKAIYPGTFDPVTLGHIDIVRRGIELFQELIIGIAENPKKEPLFTLEERKKMFEESLKEVGLYEKVKVKTFNSLLVEFAKKEGAVAILRGIRIISDMDHEFTMASINRKLYPEIETVFLMPSDEYAYLSSSAVREIAFYGGDVSQFVTKCVETKLKEKIELFRKG
- a CDS encoding IS5-like element ISDeth1 family transposase; translation: MPKLRKKPILSGMKAKRLNFHKVLNLSKTYMNRRGQAVLVYLYPFKTKRGRPKKYPDEIILTLLFLQVAWNLSFRDLEYLAVQIFGRENIPDFSTYYYRLKQLPSILLVDFLNFVSRRLLGKYHKELRFLIIDGTGFKYNEIYPLKILRGKEIKEVKSHVKVVVLSVHLKDGKRFILTALPGESYASEVKLGEKIVRWLNERGFIWRALKGKPFLGDKAYDSIKFIELVLLVGLKPYIKVRETLRKGIKSEIRLKCKELLESDEIYRFRGLIESIFGEVKQDVGSYEKTKSFHIAQLFVLAKFILFNMGVLFFVWMIFQTLSLKVIDFLS
- a CDS encoding PilZ domain-containing protein; the encoded protein is MAIFKHPHNLKKEKDKEVGEAFTRIFNLLKDKEVPIMLITFYKEVPVSCKALIDNVLESRIFVSFETCSYMKTFYDSSFIYLKITNAPKPIKAKKVDIFPEKKTIILEDFSFEEIPQERRKFVRVEPEEKFVVTVVKDNYSIKGIVADVSIGGIGVFFKTKPELSLGDKVEVNFILKGTPLSIEGEVRYVIKQGEVYRAGIEFKLQPKQEEIIAEYVMQRQFEILKELKMM